Genomic DNA from Amycolatopsis alba DSM 44262:
CTCGCGGGTGACCGGGCCGGCGGCGTCCAGGCCGGGGTACAGCTGCCCGATCGTGGCCAGCAGCACCCCGGTCTCGCCGAGCGACGGCAGGACCTGCCCGATGTAGCGGAGGAACGTGCTGTTCGGCCCGACCACCAGCACGCCGCGCGTGGTGAGCTGCTGGCGGTGGGTGTAGAGCAGGTACGCCGCGCGGTGCAGCGCGACCGCCGTCTTGCCGGTGCCCGGTCCGCCCTGGACCACCAGGACGCCGTTCGGCGACGCGCGGATGATGCGGTCCTGCTCGGCCTGGATGGTGGCGACGATGTCGCTCATCTCACCCGTGCGACGGCGTTCGAGCGCGGCCAGCAGCACCGCCTCCCCCGCGAGACCGAGGTCCTGCCCCTGGTCCGCGGCGGAAAGATCGAGGATCTCGTCGTCGACGCCGACGACCTTCCTGCTCAGCGACCGGATGTGGCGGCGCCGCCGGACACCGTCGGGTGAAGCGGCGGTCGCCAGGTAGAACGGCCGGGCGACCGGCGCGCGCCAGTCGACGAGCAGGGGACGGTACTCGTCGTCCTCGTCGAACAGCCCGAGCCGCCCGATGTAGGTGGTCTCCTCGGCGTGGCCGGGCAGGAAGTCGAGGCGGCCGAAGCACAGGCCCTGCTCGACGGAGCTCAGCTGGGAGAGCCTGTCGGTGTACAGCGTCGTGGCGACGTCGCGTTCGGTGCGCGCCTGCGGGGTGCCGCCGGTCTGGCGCAGCGTCTGGTCGAGCCTGCGCTGGGCGTCGACGCGTTCGGCGTCGAGCTTGCGGTAGAGGGTGGTGACGTACTCCTGCTCGAGCGCGACATCCTGCGCGAGCGCGTCGAGTTCCCGGTCCGGGGACACGGACAAAAGCAGCCTGCTTTCGGAGGTGGGACAGGGGCCGAAAGTTCTACAACGTCCCCGCGCACGCATTTAGTCCTCTGGATGCGGTAGTTGCACGCGCAAGTACCGCATCCAGAGGACGCGAGGCGAGAAAGAAACTAGAAGGGCAGGCCGATGGCGGGGAGGCCGATGGCCGAGTCGACGGCCAGTGCGACGAACACGATCATCAGGTACGTGTTCGACCGGTGGAACAGCGACATCGGCTTGGTCTCCTCGCCGCGCCGCACCGCCGCGTTCAGGCTGTGCGCGTAGAAGAGGAACCAGCCGCCTGCCAGGATCGCGAACGTCGTGTAGATCCAGCTCGTCACCGGGACCAGCAGCAGCGTCCACGCGACCATCACCCACGAGTAGATGACGATCTGCCGCGCCACGTGCTGCGGGGTGGCGACCACCGGCAGCATCGGCACGCCGGCGCGCTCGTAGTCGTCGCGGTACTTCATGCCCAGCGCCCAGGTGTGCGGCGGGGTCCAGAAGAAGATGACGCCGAACATCACGAACGCGGGCCATTCGACGGTGCCGGTGACGGCGGCCCAGCCGATGACGACCGGCATGCAGCCCGCCGCGCCGCCCCAGACCACGTTCTGTGACGTACGCCGCTTCAGCACCAGCGTGTAGACGAAGATGTAGAACAGGATCGTCGCGATCGCGAGAATCGCCGAGAGCAGATTCACCGTGAAATAGAGCACGACGGCGGACAGCACACCGAGTACGAGACCGAAGATCAGCGCGCCGCGCCGGGGAACCGATTCCTTCACCAGCGGACGGCGCTTCGTGCGGTTCATCACCTTGTCGATGTCCGCGTCGATGACGCAGTTCAAGGCGTTGGCGCTGCCGGCGGCCATCGTGCCACCCACGAGCGTCGCGAGTACCAGCCACGGCGACGGGATTTCCCGCCCGGCCAGGAACATCGCGGGAATCGTGGTGACCAGGAGGAGCTCGATCACCCTGGGCTTCGCGAGGGCGGCGTACGCGCCGACGACCTGGCGGATTGTTCGCCGGCCACCGTGCGGTCGTTCACCGGTCGGATGTACGGCGCTGGTGCTGTCACTGCGTCCGTGCGCAGCGTTCACCAACGACATTTCACTCCCTGCGTCAGTTTTCGGGGCGGGGCCCACCAGGCTTCCGGGTGATGTGGCGGCCCCGGATTCCCGTGTTCTGAACCCTTCCCCGATGTTAGACGTGCTGTTTCCAGAGGGTGATCGCGGGTCCTCGACCGGCCGAACCATTAGGCTGGCCGCGGTAGCTCGCGGCGTGCCCCTGCGAACGGCCCGGAGCAGGAATATCGTCCCTTCCGGATCGATTGAGATTAGTAGCGGTACACGTGGGTCACCCACGAGGGAAGAGAAGCCACAACCTGATGACGGGGAGTTCGAGTTCAGTGTCCGAAACCGCCTCTACCAGCGAGAAGAACCCACTCCTCCGGCGCAACGTGCCCGCCGACTGGACCGACCTCGACACGCGGGCCGTCGACACCGTTCGGGTGCTCGCCGCGGACGCGGTCGAGAACTGCGGCAGCGGTCACCCCGGCACCGCGATGAGCCTGGCGCCGCTCGCGTACACGCTCTTCCAGCGGACGCTGCGTCATGACCCGGCGGACCCCGAGTGGCCCGCCCGTGACCGCTTCGTCCTCTCCGCCGGTCACTCGAGCCTCACCCTCTACATCCAGCTGTACCTCGCCGGGTTCGGCCTGGAGCTGGAAGACCTGAAGCAGCTCCGCAAGTGGGACTCGAAGACCCCCGGTCACCCGGAGTACCGCCACACCAAGGGCGTCGAGACCACCACCGGGCCGCTCGGCCAGGGCCTGGCCAACGCGGTCGGCATGGCGATGGCGGCCCGTCGTGAGCGCGGCCTGCTGGACCCGGAGCCCGCCGTCGGCGAGAGCATCTTCGACCACTACGTCTACGTGATCGCCTCCGACGGCGACATCGAAGAGGGCGTCACCGCCGAGGCCTCCTCGATCGCAGGCCGCCAGGAGCTGGGCAACCTCATCGTCTTCTGGGACGACAACGAGATCTCGATCGAGGACGACACCAAGATCGCCCTGTCCGAGGACGTCGTGAAGCGCTACGAGGCTTACGGCTGGCACACCCAGGTCGTCGAAGGTGGCGAGGACGTCGTCGCGATCGAAGAGGCGATCAAGGCCGCGAAGGCCGAGACCGAGCGCCCGTCGTTCATCGCGCTGAAGACCGTCATCGGGTACCCGGCGCCGAAGAAGATGGGCACCGGCAAGGCGCACGGCGCCGCGCTGGGCGCCGAAGAGGTCGCCGCGGTCAAGGAGTACCTCGGTTTCGACCCGGCGCGGAACTTCCAGGTCGACGACGAGGTCATCGCGCACACCCGCCACGCCGTCGACCGCGGCAAGACCGCCCGCGCCGACTGGCAGGAGAAGTTCCAGGCGTGGGGCGCCGCCAACCCGGAGCGCAAGAAGATCGCGGACCGGATGGCCACCCGCTCGCTGCCCGAGGGCTTCGCGGACAACCTGCCGACCTGGGCGCCGGACGCCAAGGGCGTCGCGACCCGCAAGGCCTCCGGTGAGGTGCTCAACGCGCTCGCCGAGCCGCTTCCCGAGCTGTGGGGCGGTTCCGCGGACCTCGCGGAGAGCAACAACACCACGATGAAGGGGGCCGACTCGTTCGGCCCGGAGAAGGCTTCCACCGACATGTGGAAGACCAGCCCGTACGGCCGGACGCTGCACTTCGGCATCCGCGAGCACGCGATGGGCTCGATCCTCAACGGCATCGCGCTGCACGGCGGCACCCGCCCCTACGGCGCGACGTTCCTGATCTTCTCCGACTACATGCGCCCGCCCGTGCGGCTGGCCGCGCTGATGAAGGCGCCGGTCACCTACGTGTGGACGCACGACTCGATCGGCCTGGGCGAGGACGGCCCCACCCACCAGCCGATCGAGCAGCTCTCCTCGCTGCGCGCGATCCCCGGCCTCAACGTCGTCCGCCCGGCGGACGCCAACGAGACCGCGTACGCGTGGAAGGCCGTCCTGGAGGACGTCCACCACCCGTCGGGCCTCGCGCTCACCCGGCAGAACGTGCCGGTCCTGGAGGGCACCAGCGCCGAAGGCGTCAAGCGGGGCGGTTACGTCCTCGCCGGAGCGTCCAACGGCAGCCCCGAGGTCGTGCTGATCGCGACCGGCTCCGAGGTCCAGCTGGCCGTCGAGGCCCGCAAGACCCTCGAAGCCGACGGCATCCCGGCGAGCGTCGTCTCGATGCCGTGTGTCGAGTGGTTCGACGCGCAGGACCAGTCCTACAAGGACTCCGTCCTCCCGC
This window encodes:
- a CDS encoding heme o synthase, with translation MSLVNAAHGRSDSTSAVHPTGERPHGGRRTIRQVVGAYAALAKPRVIELLLVTTIPAMFLAGREIPSPWLVLATLVGGTMAAGSANALNCVIDADIDKVMNRTKRRPLVKESVPRRGALIFGLVLGVLSAVVLYFTVNLLSAILAIATILFYIFVYTLVLKRRTSQNVVWGGAAGCMPVVIGWAAVTGTVEWPAFVMFGVIFFWTPPHTWALGMKYRDDYERAGVPMLPVVATPQHVARQIVIYSWVMVAWTLLLVPVTSWIYTTFAILAGGWFLFYAHSLNAAVRRGEETKPMSLFHRSNTYLMIVFVALAVDSAIGLPAIGLPF
- the tkt gene encoding transketolase, producing MSETASTSEKNPLLRRNVPADWTDLDTRAVDTVRVLAADAVENCGSGHPGTAMSLAPLAYTLFQRTLRHDPADPEWPARDRFVLSAGHSSLTLYIQLYLAGFGLELEDLKQLRKWDSKTPGHPEYRHTKGVETTTGPLGQGLANAVGMAMAARRERGLLDPEPAVGESIFDHYVYVIASDGDIEEGVTAEASSIAGRQELGNLIVFWDDNEISIEDDTKIALSEDVVKRYEAYGWHTQVVEGGEDVVAIEEAIKAAKAETERPSFIALKTVIGYPAPKKMGTGKAHGAALGAEEVAAVKEYLGFDPARNFQVDDEVIAHTRHAVDRGKTARADWQEKFQAWGAANPERKKIADRMATRSLPEGFADNLPTWAPDAKGVATRKASGEVLNALAEPLPELWGGSADLAESNNTTMKGADSFGPEKASTDMWKTSPYGRTLHFGIREHAMGSILNGIALHGGTRPYGATFLIFSDYMRPPVRLAALMKAPVTYVWTHDSIGLGEDGPTHQPIEQLSSLRAIPGLNVVRPADANETAYAWKAVLEDVHHPSGLALTRQNVPVLEGTSAEGVKRGGYVLAGASNGSPEVVLIATGSEVQLAVEARKTLEADGIPASVVSMPCVEWFDAQDQSYKDSVLPPSVKARVSVEAGIAQSWHRFTGDAGENVSIEHFGASADAGTLFREFGFTAEAVVDAARRSISNTKN